In the genome of Desulfallas thermosapovorans DSM 6562, the window GAGACCTTTGAAAACGGTGCCGACGGTGTTTACGTGGCCGGCTGCATGGAAGGTGATTGCCACTTTTTAAAGGGCAACATCCGCGCTAAAAAACGGGTGCAGGCGGTGAAAAAAATACTGGATGAAATCGGTTTCGGCAGCGAACGGTTGGATTTCTTCAACCTGCCCGCTTCCGACGGAGGCCGGTTTGCCCAGATTGCCAATGAAATGACGGAACGCATCCGCCAGCTCGGCCCCAGCCCCTTGAACAAAAACGGGGCCGCTAACCCACAGAAAGAAGGTGGCCAAACAGCATGATCGTAGCACAACAAAAACCTGTTGAAGATATCGCCCAAATGATTGCCGACTG includes:
- a CDS encoding hydrogenase iron-sulfur subunit produces the protein MAEFEPKIVAFCCHYUAYSAADLAGSMRLQYSPNIRVVEMPCSGTIEHRVLLETFENGADGVYVAGCMEGDCHFLKGNIRAKKRVQAVKKILDEIGFGSERLDFFNLPASDGGRFAQIANEMTERIRQLGPSPLNKNGAANPQKEGGQTA